One Helicobacter pylori NQ4053 genomic region harbors:
- a CDS encoding RidA family protein, protein MKEVIHSTLAPKAIGPYSQAIATNDLVFVSGQLGIDVSTGEFKGTDIHSQTTQSMENIKAILKEAGLGMDSVVKTTILLKSLDDFAVVNGIYGSYFTEPYPARATFQVAKLPKDALVEIEAIAIK, encoded by the coding sequence ATGAAAGAAGTCATCCATTCAACGCTAGCCCCAAAGGCTATAGGCCCTTACTCTCAAGCTATCGCTACTAACGATCTTGTTTTTGTCTCTGGGCAATTAGGCATTGATGTAAGCACCGGCGAATTTAAAGGCACGGATATTCATTCTCAAACCACGCAATCCATGGAAAATATCAAAGCGATTTTAAAAGAAGCAGGGTTAGGGATGGATAGCGTGGTTAAAACGACTATTTTATTGAAAAGTTTAGACGATTTTGCGGTGGTGAATGGAATCTATGGGAGTTATTTTACAGAGCCTTATCCGGCCAGAGCGACCTTTCAAGTGGCCAAACTGCCTAAAGACGCTTTAGTAGAAATTGAAGCGATAGCCATTAAGTGA